One part of the Paramormyrops kingsleyae isolate MSU_618 chromosome 2, PKINGS_0.4, whole genome shotgun sequence genome encodes these proteins:
- the ap1b1 gene encoding AP-1 complex subunit beta-1 isoform X2 yields the protein MTDSKYFTTTKKGEIFELKAELNSDKKEKKKEAVKKVIASMTVGKDVSALFPDVVNCMQTDNLELKKLVYLYLMNYAKSQPDMAIMAVNTFVKDCEDPNPLIRALAVRTMGCIRVDKITEYLCEPLRKCLKDEDPYVRKTAAVCVAKLHDINAQLVEDQGFLDTLKDLISDSNPMVVANAVAALSEIAESHPNSNLLDLNPQTINKLLTALNECTEWGQIFILDCLANYMPRDDRESQSICERVTPRLSHANSAVVLSAVKVLMKFMEMLPKDLDYYGTLLKKLAPPLVTLLSAEPELQYVALRNINLIVQKRPEILKHEMKVFFVKYNDPIYVKLEKLDIMIRLASQANIAQVLAELKEYATEVDVDFVRKAVRAIGRCAIKVEQSAERCVSTLLDLIQTKVNYVVQEAIVVIKDIFRKYPNKYESVIATLCENLDSLDEPEARAAMIWIVGEYAERIDNADELLESFLEGFHDESTQVQLQLLTAIVKLFLKKPTETQELVQQVLSLATQDSDNPDLRDRGYIYWRLLSTDPVAAKEVVLAEKPLISEETDLIEPTLLEELICHIGTLASVYHKPPSAFVEGSRGVQHKRLPPRSGSGESTESPEVGQPGGTGPEATPAVIPSQSDLLGDLLNLDLGPPASGSVPAPTSGMQMGAVDLLGSGLDTLLGGDIGGSPAMGAGFAGAPAVMPASLNAPVGGGLGDLFDLGSSMGMTTGAYVAPKSVWLPAMKAKGLEISGTFSRRAGVIQMELSLTNKAMSIMTDFAIQFNRNSFGLAPAGPLQVLTPLSPNQTIEVSLPLNNVGPVMKMEPLNNLQVAVKNNIDVFYFSCQYPISILFVEDGKMERQVFLATWKDITGENEAQFQIKDCHINSDAASNKLQSSNMFTIAKRIVDGQDMLYQSMKLSNGIWVLAELRLQAGSPNYTLSLKCRAPEVSQYVFQYYETVLKN from the exons GAGAGATTTTTGAACTCAAAGCTGAGCTAAACAGTGACAagaaagagaagaagaaggaaGCCGTGAAGAAGGTCATTGCCTCCATGACAGTGGGCAAGGATGTCAG CGCACTTTTCCCCGATGTGGTGAACTGCATGCAGACGGACAACCTGGAGCTGAAGAAGTTGGTCTACCTGTACCTGATGAACTATGCCAAGAGCCAGCCAGACATGGCTATCATGGCCGTCAACACCTTTGTTAAG gactGTGAGGACCCCAACCCGCTGATCAGAGCCCTGGCTGTGCGGACCATGGGCTGCATTCGTGTGGACAAGATCACGGAGTACCTTTGTGAGCCGCTGCGCAAGTGCCTGAAGGATGAGGATCCGTATGTGCGCAAGACAGCCGCCGTGTGCGTGGCCAAGTTACACGACATCAATGCCCAGCTGGTGGAGGACCAGGGCTTCCTTGACACGCTGAAGGACCTCATCTCTGACTCCAACCCTATG GTGGTTGCTAATGCAGTGGCTGCCCTCTCTGAGATAGCAGAGTCTCACCCGAACAGCAATCTGCTTGACCTGAACCCCCAAACTATCAACAAGCTGTTGACAGCACTCAACGAATGCACAGAGTGGGGCCAGATCTTCATCCTCGACTGCCTGGCCAATTATATGCCCAGGGATGACCGGGAGTCCCAGAG TATTTGTGAGCGTGTCACCCCACGCCTCTCCCACGCCAACTCTGCCGTGGTGCTGTCCGCCGTGAAGGTGCTCATGAAGTTCATGGAGATGTTGCCCAAGGACCTGGACTACTATGGTAccctgctgaagaagctggctCCGCCGTTGGTCACGCTGCTGTCGGCCGAGCCAGAGCTGCAGTATGTGGCCCTGAGGAACATCAACCTCATTGTGCAGAAACG GCCAGAAATCCTGAAGCACGAGATGAAGGTGTTCTTTGTGAAATACAACGACCCCATCTATGTCAAGCTGGAAAAGCTTGACATAATGATCCGGCTTGCCTCTCAAGCGAATATCGCCCAG GTCCTCGCGGAGCTGAAAGAATACGCCACTGAGGTGGATGTAGACTTTGTGCGCAAGGCGGTCCGCGCCATCGGACGCTGCGCCATCAAAGTGGAG CAATCCGCAGAGCGCTGCGTGAGTACATTGCTGGACCTCATCCAGACCAAAGTCAACTACGTGGTGCAGGAGGCCATTGTCGTCATAAAGGACATTTTCCGAAAATACCCCAACAA GTACGAGAGTGTTATTGCCACACTGTGCGAGAACCTGGACTCCCTGGATGAGCCGGAAGCACGTGCGGCCATGATCTGGATTGTGGGCGAATATGCTGAGCGTATTGACAATGCAGACGAGCTGCTGGAGAGTTTCCTGGAGGGCTTCCATGATGAAAGTACCCAG GTCCAGCTGCAGCTGCTGACAGCCATAGTGAAGCTCTTCCTGAAGAAGCCCACGGAGACACAGGAGCTGGTTCAGCAAGTGCTCAGCCTGGCCACACAG GATTCTGACAACCCTGATTTGCGGGACCGCGGCTACATCTACTGGCGTCTGCTCTCCACGGACCCAGTGGCAGCCAAGGAGGTGGTGCTGGCGGAGAAGCCACTGATATCAGAGGAGACAGACCTTATTGAGCCCACTCTGCTGGAGGAGCTCATTTGCCACATTGGCACTCTGGCCTCTGTCTACCACAAGCCTCCCAGCGCCTTTGTGGAGGGCAGTCGAGGTGTCCAACACAAGAGACTTCCTCCTCGGTCTGGCTC GGGTGAGAGTACTGAGAGCCCAGAGGTGGGTCAGCCTGGAGGCACCGGACCTGAAGCGACCCCTGCCGTTATCCCGTCCCAGAGCGACCTTTTGGGAGATCTGCTCAACCTGGACCTGGGACCGCCAGCCTCGGGGAGTGTCCCAGCCCCCACCTCCGGCATGCAGATGGGAGCTGTGGACCTGCTGGGTAGTGGCCTGGACACCCTG CTTGGTGGAGATATTGGCGGAAGTCCAGCG ATGGGTGCTGGCTTTGCAGGAGCTCCTGCAGTCATGCCGGCCTCTCTCAATGCGCCTGTCGGAGGTGGTCTTGGTGACCTGTTTGACCTTGGCAGCAGCATGGGCATGACGACAGGCGCATATGTTGCTCCCAAATCT GTGTGGCTACCTGCCATGAAAGCCAAAGGCCTCGAGATCTCTGGTACCTTTTCCCGACGTGCTGGTGTCATCCAGATGGAGCTATCTCTCACCAACAAGGCCATGAGCATCATGACGGACTTTGCGATCCAGTTCAACCGAAACAG TTTTGGGCTGGCCCCGGCTGGTCCCCTTCAGGTCCTCACACCCCTCAGCCCAAACCAGACCATCGAAGTGAGCCTGCCACTCAACAATGTGGGACCCGTGATGAAGATGGAACCCCTCAACAACCTGCAG GTGGCTGTGAAGAACAACATTGATGTCTTCTACTTTAGTTGCCAGTACCCCATCAGCATCCTGTTCGTGGAGGATGGGAAGATGG AACGTCAGGTGTTCCTGGCCACCTGGAAGGACATCACCGGTGAAAACGAGGCTCAGTTTCAAATTAAGGACTGCCATATCAACTCAG atgctGCTAGCAATAAGCTACAGAGCAGCAACATGTTCACCATCGCCAAGCGTATAGTGGACGGCCAGGATATGCTGTACCAGTCCATGAAGCTCTCCAACGGCATCTGGGTGCTGGCTGAGCTGCGACTCCAGGCTGGGAGCCCCAACTATACG CTGTCCCTGAAGTGCAGAGCTCCTGAAGTCTCCCAGTACGTGTTCCAGTACTACGAGACTGTGCTGAAGAACTGA
- the ap1b1 gene encoding AP-1 complex subunit beta-1 isoform X1: MTDSKYFTTTKKGEIFELKAELNSDKKEKKKEAVKKVIASMTVGKDVSALFPDVVNCMQTDNLELKKLVYLYLMNYAKSQPDMAIMAVNTFVKDCEDPNPLIRALAVRTMGCIRVDKITEYLCEPLRKCLKDEDPYVRKTAAVCVAKLHDINAQLVEDQGFLDTLKDLISDSNPMVVANAVAALSEIAESHPNSNLLDLNPQTINKLLTALNECTEWGQIFILDCLANYMPRDDRESQSICERVTPRLSHANSAVVLSAVKVLMKFMEMLPKDLDYYGTLLKKLAPPLVTLLSAEPELQYVALRNINLIVQKRPEILKHEMKVFFVKYNDPIYVKLEKLDIMIRLASQANIAQVLAELKEYATEVDVDFVRKAVRAIGRCAIKVEQSAERCVSTLLDLIQTKVNYVVQEAIVVIKDIFRKYPNKYESVIATLCENLDSLDEPEARAAMIWIVGEYAERIDNADELLESFLEGFHDESTQVQLQLLTAIVKLFLKKPTETQELVQQVLSLATQDSDNPDLRDRGYIYWRLLSTDPVAAKEVVLAEKPLISEETDLIEPTLLEELICHIGTLASVYHKPPSAFVEGSRGVQHKRLPPRSGSGESTESPEVGQPGGTGPEATPAVIPSQSDLLGDLLNLDLGPPASGSVPAPTSGMQMGAVDLLGSGLDTLMGDDSEPLGGDIGGSPAMGAGFAGAPAVMPASLNAPVGGGLGDLFDLGSSMGMTTGAYVAPKSVWLPAMKAKGLEISGTFSRRAGVIQMELSLTNKAMSIMTDFAIQFNRNSFGLAPAGPLQVLTPLSPNQTIEVSLPLNNVGPVMKMEPLNNLQVAVKNNIDVFYFSCQYPISILFVEDGKMERQVFLATWKDITGENEAQFQIKDCHINSDAASNKLQSSNMFTIAKRIVDGQDMLYQSMKLSNGIWVLAELRLQAGSPNYTLSLKCRAPEVSQYVFQYYETVLKN; this comes from the exons GAGAGATTTTTGAACTCAAAGCTGAGCTAAACAGTGACAagaaagagaagaagaaggaaGCCGTGAAGAAGGTCATTGCCTCCATGACAGTGGGCAAGGATGTCAG CGCACTTTTCCCCGATGTGGTGAACTGCATGCAGACGGACAACCTGGAGCTGAAGAAGTTGGTCTACCTGTACCTGATGAACTATGCCAAGAGCCAGCCAGACATGGCTATCATGGCCGTCAACACCTTTGTTAAG gactGTGAGGACCCCAACCCGCTGATCAGAGCCCTGGCTGTGCGGACCATGGGCTGCATTCGTGTGGACAAGATCACGGAGTACCTTTGTGAGCCGCTGCGCAAGTGCCTGAAGGATGAGGATCCGTATGTGCGCAAGACAGCCGCCGTGTGCGTGGCCAAGTTACACGACATCAATGCCCAGCTGGTGGAGGACCAGGGCTTCCTTGACACGCTGAAGGACCTCATCTCTGACTCCAACCCTATG GTGGTTGCTAATGCAGTGGCTGCCCTCTCTGAGATAGCAGAGTCTCACCCGAACAGCAATCTGCTTGACCTGAACCCCCAAACTATCAACAAGCTGTTGACAGCACTCAACGAATGCACAGAGTGGGGCCAGATCTTCATCCTCGACTGCCTGGCCAATTATATGCCCAGGGATGACCGGGAGTCCCAGAG TATTTGTGAGCGTGTCACCCCACGCCTCTCCCACGCCAACTCTGCCGTGGTGCTGTCCGCCGTGAAGGTGCTCATGAAGTTCATGGAGATGTTGCCCAAGGACCTGGACTACTATGGTAccctgctgaagaagctggctCCGCCGTTGGTCACGCTGCTGTCGGCCGAGCCAGAGCTGCAGTATGTGGCCCTGAGGAACATCAACCTCATTGTGCAGAAACG GCCAGAAATCCTGAAGCACGAGATGAAGGTGTTCTTTGTGAAATACAACGACCCCATCTATGTCAAGCTGGAAAAGCTTGACATAATGATCCGGCTTGCCTCTCAAGCGAATATCGCCCAG GTCCTCGCGGAGCTGAAAGAATACGCCACTGAGGTGGATGTAGACTTTGTGCGCAAGGCGGTCCGCGCCATCGGACGCTGCGCCATCAAAGTGGAG CAATCCGCAGAGCGCTGCGTGAGTACATTGCTGGACCTCATCCAGACCAAAGTCAACTACGTGGTGCAGGAGGCCATTGTCGTCATAAAGGACATTTTCCGAAAATACCCCAACAA GTACGAGAGTGTTATTGCCACACTGTGCGAGAACCTGGACTCCCTGGATGAGCCGGAAGCACGTGCGGCCATGATCTGGATTGTGGGCGAATATGCTGAGCGTATTGACAATGCAGACGAGCTGCTGGAGAGTTTCCTGGAGGGCTTCCATGATGAAAGTACCCAG GTCCAGCTGCAGCTGCTGACAGCCATAGTGAAGCTCTTCCTGAAGAAGCCCACGGAGACACAGGAGCTGGTTCAGCAAGTGCTCAGCCTGGCCACACAG GATTCTGACAACCCTGATTTGCGGGACCGCGGCTACATCTACTGGCGTCTGCTCTCCACGGACCCAGTGGCAGCCAAGGAGGTGGTGCTGGCGGAGAAGCCACTGATATCAGAGGAGACAGACCTTATTGAGCCCACTCTGCTGGAGGAGCTCATTTGCCACATTGGCACTCTGGCCTCTGTCTACCACAAGCCTCCCAGCGCCTTTGTGGAGGGCAGTCGAGGTGTCCAACACAAGAGACTTCCTCCTCGGTCTGGCTC GGGTGAGAGTACTGAGAGCCCAGAGGTGGGTCAGCCTGGAGGCACCGGACCTGAAGCGACCCCTGCCGTTATCCCGTCCCAGAGCGACCTTTTGGGAGATCTGCTCAACCTGGACCTGGGACCGCCAGCCTCGGGGAGTGTCCCAGCCCCCACCTCCGGCATGCAGATGGGAGCTGTGGACCTGCTGGGTAGTGGCCTGGACACCCTG ATGGGTGATGATTCTGAACCG CTTGGTGGAGATATTGGCGGAAGTCCAGCG ATGGGTGCTGGCTTTGCAGGAGCTCCTGCAGTCATGCCGGCCTCTCTCAATGCGCCTGTCGGAGGTGGTCTTGGTGACCTGTTTGACCTTGGCAGCAGCATGGGCATGACGACAGGCGCATATGTTGCTCCCAAATCT GTGTGGCTACCTGCCATGAAAGCCAAAGGCCTCGAGATCTCTGGTACCTTTTCCCGACGTGCTGGTGTCATCCAGATGGAGCTATCTCTCACCAACAAGGCCATGAGCATCATGACGGACTTTGCGATCCAGTTCAACCGAAACAG TTTTGGGCTGGCCCCGGCTGGTCCCCTTCAGGTCCTCACACCCCTCAGCCCAAACCAGACCATCGAAGTGAGCCTGCCACTCAACAATGTGGGACCCGTGATGAAGATGGAACCCCTCAACAACCTGCAG GTGGCTGTGAAGAACAACATTGATGTCTTCTACTTTAGTTGCCAGTACCCCATCAGCATCCTGTTCGTGGAGGATGGGAAGATGG AACGTCAGGTGTTCCTGGCCACCTGGAAGGACATCACCGGTGAAAACGAGGCTCAGTTTCAAATTAAGGACTGCCATATCAACTCAG atgctGCTAGCAATAAGCTACAGAGCAGCAACATGTTCACCATCGCCAAGCGTATAGTGGACGGCCAGGATATGCTGTACCAGTCCATGAAGCTCTCCAACGGCATCTGGGTGCTGGCTGAGCTGCGACTCCAGGCTGGGAGCCCCAACTATACG CTGTCCCTGAAGTGCAGAGCTCCTGAAGTCTCCCAGTACGTGTTCCAGTACTACGAGACTGTGCTGAAGAACTGA